One Arvicanthis niloticus isolate mArvNil1 chromosome 13, mArvNil1.pat.X, whole genome shotgun sequence genomic window carries:
- the LOC117719317 gene encoding apolipoprotein L6-like, which produces MALVQTRTLSHQTGEEYEADVELQRGKDGNLDGDFTDEKEVEVEDDALTNEDWKFLKQFPSWEKNEKKRITMLYAIADHIDKSHQKATKTKVVTTSASVISGAMSLLGLALAPTTAGASLVLTAVGNGLGAVAGVTNIVTNVRENSRNKRALAQANSIMPGSDQELDEVKGEKTTYVTAAGKLIYKCGSAWDIIKKHLQALRIARTQPHVTSAAKRLMTTGQISTRSSRQVQKAFGGTALAMTKNALMIGRVTAALSLGQDIYTLWEDWKDLKSETPTELAKELRARAGEREWVLSELTHRYEKLKKLEKRPVGSSLKGDKETQPQPLSSIEKARLR; this is translated from the exons GGGCAAGGATGGCAATCTGGATGGGGACTTCACTGATGAGAAAGAAGTGGAAGTTGAAGATGATGCCCTGACAAATGAAGACTGGAAGTTTCTAAAACAGTTCCCGAGCTgggaaaagaatgagaagaagcgcATTACAATGCTCTATGCCATCGCAGACCACATTGACAAAAGCCACCAAAAAGCTACCAAGACCAAAGTGGTGACTACCTCTGCGTCAGTCATCTCTGGAGCAATGAGTCTCCTGGGTTTGGCCTTGGCTCCAACAACGGCAGGGGCAAGCCTGGTACTCACTGCTGTTGGGAATGGTTTGGGGGCAGTTGCCGGGGTCACCAACATCGTGACCAATGTGAGGGAAAACTCTCGAAACAAAAGAGCCCTAGCTCAGGCCAACAGCATCATGCCTGGCAGTGACCAGGAGCTTGACGAGGTCAAGGGAGAGAAGACAACCTATGTCACAGCCGCCGGTAAGCTTATCTACAAATGTGGGAGTGCCTGGGATATCATCAAAAAGCACCTCCAAGCCCTCCGGATAGCCAGAACACAACCCCACGTCACCTCAGCTGCCAAGAGGCTCATGACTACTGGCCAAATATCAACTCGAAGCAGCCGGCAGGTGCAAAAGGCCTTTGGGGGCACAGCCCTGGCAATGACCAAAAATGCTCTGATGATCGGGCGTGTCACTGCTGCCTTGTCCCTTGGCCAAGACATATATACTCTCTGGGAGGACTGGAAGGATCTGAAGTCTGAAACTCCAACAGAGCTCGCAAAAGAGTTAAGAGCACGAGCTGGGGAACGGGAGTGGGTGTTATCAGAACTCACCCATCGTTATGAAAAGCTGAAG AAACTGG AAAAGAGGCCTGTGGGGTCTTCTTTGAAAGGAGACAAGGAGACTCAGCCTCAACCTCTATCCTCAATTGAGAAAGCAAGACTCAGGTGA